Proteins encoded in a region of the Oncorhynchus gorbuscha isolate QuinsamMale2020 ecotype Even-year linkage group LG16, OgorEven_v1.0, whole genome shotgun sequence genome:
- the LOC124000180 gene encoding sphingosine 1-phosphate receptor 3 encodes MNKQIYIHYNYTGKLENRQNGKITGGGVTLDAKTIVFLIICCFIILENLIVLVAIWKNHKFHNRMYFFIANLALCDLLAGVAYIVNLLMSGEKTLHLSPVLWFVREGSMFVALGASTFSLLAIAIERHLTMIKMRPYDANKNYRVFLLIGTCWLIAISLGALPILGWNCLDNLPDCSTVLPLYTKKYVAFCIIIFMALLLAMSVLYIRIYMLVRTSSRKVTKHSNSEHSMTLLRTVIIVVGVFIACWMPIFVLLLIDVACEHRCCPILYKADYFIALAVLNSAMNPVIYTLASREMRRAFFSLVCGCLIKGNVSSSGEPNKPNNLEHSRSTAGAQQEHSP; translated from the exons ATGAACAAGCAGATATATATCCACTATAACTACACAGGGAAGCTGGAAAACCGTCAGAATGGAAAGATCACAGGTGGTGGCGTTACCTTGGATGCTAAAACCATCGTGTTCCTCATCATCTGTTGCTTCATAATCCTGGAGAACCTGATTGTTCTCGTGGCAATATGGAAAAATCATAAGTTCCACAACCGCATGTACTTCTTCATAGCCAACCTGGCGTTGTGTGACCTTCTGGCTGGGGTGGCTTATATCGTCAACCTCCTCATGTCAGGGGAGAAGACCCTTCACCTGTCCCCAGTGTTGTGGTTTGTAAGGGAAGGGAGCATGTTTGTAGCTCTGGGGGCTTCCACATTCAGTCTCCTGGCTATAGCTATAGAGAGACATCTGACCATGATTAAAATGAGGCCCTACGACGCCAATAAGAATTACAGGGTGTTCTTGCTCATAGGGACCTGCTGGCTCATAGCGATATCCCTGGGAGCATTGCCCATCCTGGGGTGGAACTGCTTGGACAACCTCCCTGACTGCTCCACAGTCCTACCGCTCTATACCAAGAAGTACGTGGCCTTCTGCATCATCATCTTCATGGCCTTGCTGCTGGCCATGTCCGTCCTGTACATACGCATCTACATGTTGGTGAGGACCAG CAGTCGGAAGGTGACGAAACATTCCAACTCAGAGCACTCCATGACCCTCCTCCGTACTGTCATCATCGTGGTCGGCGTCTTCATTGCATGCTGGATGCCCATCTTCGTGCTCCTCCTCATCGATGTGGCCTGCGAGCACCGCTGCTGCCCCATTCTCTACAAGGCCGACTACTTCATAGCCCTGGCCGTGCTCAACTCTGCCATGAACCCTGTTATCTACACCTTGGCCagcagggagatgaggagagccTTCTTTAGCTTGGTCTGTGGCTGTCTGATAAAGGGGAATGTCTCCAGCAGTGGTGAGCCAAATAAGCCCAACAACCTGGAGCACAGCAGGAGCACAGCAGGAGCACAGCAGGAGCACAGCCCATAA